From Camelus ferus isolate YT-003-E chromosome 18, BCGSAC_Cfer_1.0, whole genome shotgun sequence, one genomic window encodes:
- the NTAN1 gene encoding protein N-terminal asparagine amidohydrolase isoform X1 codes for MPLLVEGRRVRLPQSAGDLVRAHPLLEERARLLRGQSVQQVGPQGLLYVQQRELAVTSPKDGSISILGSDDATTCHIVVLRHTGNGATCLTHCDGTDTKAEVPLIMNAIKSFSHHAQCGRLEVHLVGGFSDDRQLSQKLTHQLLSEFDRQEDDIHLVTLCVTELNDREENENHFPIIYGIAVNVKTAEIYRASFQDRGPEEELRAARALTGGPMISIYDAKTEQLRIGPYSWMPFPHVDFWLQQDDKQILENLSTSPLAEPPHFVEHIRSTLMFLKKHPSPTNTLFPGNKALLYKKNEDGLWEKISSPGS; via the exons ATGCCGCTGCTCGTAGAGGGGCGGCGAGTGCGGCTGCCGCAGTCCGCCGGGGACCTCGTCCGAGCCCACCCGCTTTTGGAG gaAAGAGCCAGACTTCTCAGAGGTCAGTCTGTTCAACAAGTGGGACCCCAGGGCCTTCTGTATGTTCAGCAAAGAGAGCTTGCAGTGACCTCCCCAAAGGATG gcTCCATCTCCATTCTGGGTTCTGATGATGCCACCACTTGTCACATTGTGGTCCTGAGGCACACAG GTAATGGGGCCACCTGCCTGACACACTGCGACGGAACTGACACCAAAGCTGAGGTCCCCTTGATCATGAACGCCATAAAATCCTTCTCCCACCACGCTCAGTGTGGAAG GCTGGAGGTTCACCTCGTGGGAGGCTTCAGTGACGACAGGCAGTTGTCACAAAAGCTTACTCATCAGCTTCTTA GTGAATTTGACAGACAAGAAGATGACATTCACTTAGTGACATTATGTGTGACAG aattaaATGAccgggaagaaaatgaaaaccactttCCGATAATTTATGGCATTG CTGTCAACGTTAAAACTGCAGAGATCTACAGAGCCTCCTTCCAAGACCGAGGTCCGGAGGAGGAGCTGCGCGCAGCACGAGCTTTAACAGGCGGACCA atGATTAGTATTTACGATGCAAAGACAGAACAACTTCGTATAGGACCGTATTCCTGGATGCCATTTCCCCATGTGGATTTCTGGTTGCAGCAAGATGATAAGCAAATACTAGAG AACCTTTCCACATCACCTCTGGCTGAGCCCCCCCACTTTGTTGAACATATTAGATCTAccttgatgtttttaaaaaaacacccttCTCCAACTAACACGCTGTTTCCTGGAAATAAAGCGCTACTctacaaaaaaaatgaagatggctTATGGGAAAAGATCTCTTCTCCAGGAAGCTAA
- the NTAN1 gene encoding protein N-terminal asparagine amidohydrolase isoform X2: MNAIKSFSHHAQCGRLEVHLVGGFSDDRQLSQKLTHQLLSEFDRQEDDIHLVTLCVTELNDREENENHFPIIYGIAVNVKTAEIYRASFQDRGPEEELRAARALTGGPMISIYDAKTEQLRIGPYSWMPFPHVDFWLQQDDKQILENLSTSPLAEPPHFVEHIRSTLMFLKKHPSPTNTLFPGNKALLYKKNEDGLWEKISSPGS, from the exons ATGAACGCCATAAAATCCTTCTCCCACCACGCTCAGTGTGGAAG GCTGGAGGTTCACCTCGTGGGAGGCTTCAGTGACGACAGGCAGTTGTCACAAAAGCTTACTCATCAGCTTCTTA GTGAATTTGACAGACAAGAAGATGACATTCACTTAGTGACATTATGTGTGACAG aattaaATGAccgggaagaaaatgaaaaccactttCCGATAATTTATGGCATTG CTGTCAACGTTAAAACTGCAGAGATCTACAGAGCCTCCTTCCAAGACCGAGGTCCGGAGGAGGAGCTGCGCGCAGCACGAGCTTTAACAGGCGGACCA atGATTAGTATTTACGATGCAAAGACAGAACAACTTCGTATAGGACCGTATTCCTGGATGCCATTTCCCCATGTGGATTTCTGGTTGCAGCAAGATGATAAGCAAATACTAGAG AACCTTTCCACATCACCTCTGGCTGAGCCCCCCCACTTTGTTGAACATATTAGATCTAccttgatgtttttaaaaaaacacccttCTCCAACTAACACGCTGTTTCCTGGAAATAAAGCGCTACTctacaaaaaaaatgaagatggctTATGGGAAAAGATCTCTTCTCCAGGAAGCTAA
- the RRN3 gene encoding RNA polymerase I-specific transcription initiation factor RRN3 isoform X1, with amino-acid sequence MAAPLLHTRLPGDAAASAAAVKTLGTSRTGLSDMLALENDFFNSPPRKTVRFGGTVTEVLLKYKKGETNDFELLKNQLSDPDIKDDQIINWLLEFRSSIMYLTKDFEQLINILLRLQWLNRSQTVVEEYLAFLGNLVSAQTVFLRPCLSMIASHFVPPRVIIKEGDIDVSDSDDEDDNLPANFDTCHRALQIIARYVPSTPWFLMPILVEKFPFVRKSERTLECYVHNLLRISVYFPTLRHEILELVIEKLLKLDVNASRQDIEDAEEAAAQAGGADAAEGLFNMDEDEENEHETKADPERHDQMVHPVAERLDILLSLLLSYIKDVCYVDGKIDNNKTKDLYRDLITIFDKLLLPTHASCHVQFFMFYLCSFKLGFAEAFLEHLWKKLQDPNNPAIIRQAAANYIGSFLARAKFIPLITVKSCLDLLVNWLHVYLNNQDSGTKAFCDVALHGPFYSACQAVFYTFVFRHKQVLSGNLKEGLSYLQSLNFERIVMSQLNPLKICLPSVVNFFAAITSKYQLVFCYTLIERNNRQMLPVIRNTAGGDSVQTCTNPLDTFFPFDPCVLKRSKKFIDPVYQVWEDMSAEELQEFKKPIKKEVVEDEEDDFLKGEVGITPSSFDTHFQSPSSSVGSPPVLYLPDQSPLVTRICD; translated from the exons ATGGCGGCTCCGCTGCTTCACACGCGGTTACCGGGAGATGCGGCCGCCTCGGCCGCCGCGGTCAAGACGCTGGGCACATCCAGGACCGG GCTTTCAGACATGCTTGCATTAGAGAATGATTTCTTCAATTCTCCCCCAAGAAAAACTGTTCGGTTTGGTGGAACTGTGACAGAAGTGTTGCTGAAGTACAAAAAG GGTGAAACAAATGACTTTGAGTTGTTGAAGAACCAGCTGTCAGATCCAGACATAAAG GATGACCAGATCATTAATTGGCTGCTAGAATTCCGTTCCTCCATCATGTACTTGACGAAAGACTTTGAGCAGCTTATTAATATTCTTTTG AGATTGCAGTGGTTGAATAGAAGTCAGACAGTGGTGGAGGAGTATTTAGCTTTCCTTGGTAATCTTGTATCAGCACAGACTGTCTTCCTTAGACCATGTCTCAGCATGATTGCTTCCCATTTTGTACCTC cCCGAGTGATCATTAAGGAAGGTGACATAGATGTTTCAGATTCTGATGATGAAGATGACA ATCTTCCTGCAAATTTTGACACATGTCACAGAGCCTTACAAATAATAGCAAGATATGTCCCATC gACACCATGGTTTCTTATGCCGATACTGGTggaaaaatttccatttgtacgAAAATCAGAGAGAACATTG GAATGTTACGTCCATAACTTACTAAGGATTAGTGTGTATTTTCCAACCTTGAGGCATGAAATTCTGGAGCTTGTTATTGAAAAGCTACTCAAGTTGGAT GTGAATGCGTCCCGGCAGGATATTGAAGATGCTGAGGAAGCAGCAGCTCAAGCTGGTGGAGCAGATGCCGCGGAAGGACTGTTTAACATG GATGAAGATGAAGAGAATGAACACGAAACAAAGGCTGATCCTGAAAGGCACGATCAGATGGTCCATCCCGTCGCTGAGCGCCTGGACATCCTGCTCTCTTTACTCTTGTCCTACATTAAGGATGTCTGCTACGTAGATG GTAAGATtgataacaacaaaacaaaggattTATATCGAGATCTCATAACCATCTTTGACAAACTCCTGTTGCCCACCCACGCCTCTTGCCATGTGCAGTTTTTCATGTTTTACCTCTGTAGCTTTAAATTG GGGTTCGCAGAAGCATTTTTGGAACATCTCTGGAAAAAACTGCAGGATCCAAATAATCCTGCTATCATCAGGCAAGCTGCTGCAAATTATATTGGAAGCTTTTTGGCAAGAGCTAAATTTATTCCTCTTAT tacTGTAAAATCATGCCTAGATCTTTTGGTTAACTGGCTGCACGTATACCTTAATAACCAGGATTCGGGAACAAAGGCATTTTGTGATGTTGCTCTCCACGGACCGTTTTATTCAGCCTGCCAAGCTGTGTTCTACACTTTTGTTTTTAGACACAAGCAGGTTTTAAGTGGAAACCTGAAGGAAG gtCTGAGTTACCTTCAAAGTCTAAATTTCGAACGGATAGTGATGAGTCAGCTAAATCCTCTGAAGATTTGCCTGCCCTCGGTAGTTAACTTTTTTGCCGCAATCACAAG CAAATACCAGCTCGTCTTCTGCTACACCCTCATTGAGAGGAATAACCGCCAGATGTTGCCTGTCATCagaaacactgctggtggggactCAGTGCAAACCTGCACAAACCCACTGGACACCTTCTTTCCCTTCGACCCTTGTGTACTGAAGAG ATCAAAGAAATTCATTGATCCTGTGTATCAGGTATGGGAAGACATGAGTGCAGAAGAGCTTCAGGAGTTTAAGAAAcccattaaaaag GAGGTGGTGGAAGATGAAGAAGATGATTTTTTGAAAGGTGAAGTTGGGATTACACCCAGCTCCTTTGATACGCATTTCCAAAGTCCTTCGAGTAGTGTGGGCTCCCCACCTGTGCTGTACCTGCCAGACCAGTCCCCTCTGGTCACAAGGATCTGTGATTGA
- the RRN3 gene encoding RNA polymerase I-specific transcription initiation factor RRN3 isoform X2: MAAPLLHTRLPGDAAASAAAVKTLGTSRTGKTVRFGGTVTEVLLKYKKGETNDFELLKNQLSDPDIKDDQIINWLLEFRSSIMYLTKDFEQLINILLRLQWLNRSQTVVEEYLAFLGNLVSAQTVFLRPCLSMIASHFVPPRVIIKEGDIDVSDSDDEDDNLPANFDTCHRALQIIARYVPSTPWFLMPILVEKFPFVRKSERTLECYVHNLLRISVYFPTLRHEILELVIEKLLKLDVNASRQDIEDAEEAAAQAGGADAAEGLFNMDEDEENEHETKADPERHDQMVHPVAERLDILLSLLLSYIKDVCYVDGKIDNNKTKDLYRDLITIFDKLLLPTHASCHVQFFMFYLCSFKLGFAEAFLEHLWKKLQDPNNPAIIRQAAANYIGSFLARAKFIPLITVKSCLDLLVNWLHVYLNNQDSGTKAFCDVALHGPFYSACQAVFYTFVFRHKQVLSGNLKEGLSYLQSLNFERIVMSQLNPLKICLPSVVNFFAAITSKYQLVFCYTLIERNNRQMLPVIRNTAGGDSVQTCTNPLDTFFPFDPCVLKRSKKFIDPVYQVWEDMSAEELQEFKKPIKKEVVEDEEDDFLKGEVGITPSSFDTHFQSPSSSVGSPPVLYLPDQSPLVTRICD; encoded by the exons ATGGCGGCTCCGCTGCTTCACACGCGGTTACCGGGAGATGCGGCCGCCTCGGCCGCCGCGGTCAAGACGCTGGGCACATCCAGGACCGG AAAAACTGTTCGGTTTGGTGGAACTGTGACAGAAGTGTTGCTGAAGTACAAAAAG GGTGAAACAAATGACTTTGAGTTGTTGAAGAACCAGCTGTCAGATCCAGACATAAAG GATGACCAGATCATTAATTGGCTGCTAGAATTCCGTTCCTCCATCATGTACTTGACGAAAGACTTTGAGCAGCTTATTAATATTCTTTTG AGATTGCAGTGGTTGAATAGAAGTCAGACAGTGGTGGAGGAGTATTTAGCTTTCCTTGGTAATCTTGTATCAGCACAGACTGTCTTCCTTAGACCATGTCTCAGCATGATTGCTTCCCATTTTGTACCTC cCCGAGTGATCATTAAGGAAGGTGACATAGATGTTTCAGATTCTGATGATGAAGATGACA ATCTTCCTGCAAATTTTGACACATGTCACAGAGCCTTACAAATAATAGCAAGATATGTCCCATC gACACCATGGTTTCTTATGCCGATACTGGTggaaaaatttccatttgtacgAAAATCAGAGAGAACATTG GAATGTTACGTCCATAACTTACTAAGGATTAGTGTGTATTTTCCAACCTTGAGGCATGAAATTCTGGAGCTTGTTATTGAAAAGCTACTCAAGTTGGAT GTGAATGCGTCCCGGCAGGATATTGAAGATGCTGAGGAAGCAGCAGCTCAAGCTGGTGGAGCAGATGCCGCGGAAGGACTGTTTAACATG GATGAAGATGAAGAGAATGAACACGAAACAAAGGCTGATCCTGAAAGGCACGATCAGATGGTCCATCCCGTCGCTGAGCGCCTGGACATCCTGCTCTCTTTACTCTTGTCCTACATTAAGGATGTCTGCTACGTAGATG GTAAGATtgataacaacaaaacaaaggattTATATCGAGATCTCATAACCATCTTTGACAAACTCCTGTTGCCCACCCACGCCTCTTGCCATGTGCAGTTTTTCATGTTTTACCTCTGTAGCTTTAAATTG GGGTTCGCAGAAGCATTTTTGGAACATCTCTGGAAAAAACTGCAGGATCCAAATAATCCTGCTATCATCAGGCAAGCTGCTGCAAATTATATTGGAAGCTTTTTGGCAAGAGCTAAATTTATTCCTCTTAT tacTGTAAAATCATGCCTAGATCTTTTGGTTAACTGGCTGCACGTATACCTTAATAACCAGGATTCGGGAACAAAGGCATTTTGTGATGTTGCTCTCCACGGACCGTTTTATTCAGCCTGCCAAGCTGTGTTCTACACTTTTGTTTTTAGACACAAGCAGGTTTTAAGTGGAAACCTGAAGGAAG gtCTGAGTTACCTTCAAAGTCTAAATTTCGAACGGATAGTGATGAGTCAGCTAAATCCTCTGAAGATTTGCCTGCCCTCGGTAGTTAACTTTTTTGCCGCAATCACAAG CAAATACCAGCTCGTCTTCTGCTACACCCTCATTGAGAGGAATAACCGCCAGATGTTGCCTGTCATCagaaacactgctggtggggactCAGTGCAAACCTGCACAAACCCACTGGACACCTTCTTTCCCTTCGACCCTTGTGTACTGAAGAG ATCAAAGAAATTCATTGATCCTGTGTATCAGGTATGGGAAGACATGAGTGCAGAAGAGCTTCAGGAGTTTAAGAAAcccattaaaaag GAGGTGGTGGAAGATGAAGAAGATGATTTTTTGAAAGGTGAAGTTGGGATTACACCCAGCTCCTTTGATACGCATTTCCAAAGTCCTTCGAGTAGTGTGGGCTCCCCACCTGTGCTGTACCTGCCAGACCAGTCCCCTCTGGTCACAAGGATCTGTGATTGA